Proteins from a single region of Butyrivibrio fibrisolvens:
- a CDS encoding glycosyltransferase family 4 protein, with protein MKLYLAGFNPYNLDCFRKKIFVSSYIKHCVDLINKYQLQDNVVFLGELDADEMAYYLRKSNIYVMPSTIENSPNSMMEAMIVGTPCIVSRVGGIPTIGKENEDCLMFENCNYNELAEKIENVLLDQSLAQRLSSRAIKNMENVQNIDDNFQTLLSVYEHVYNEYVTR; from the coding sequence GTGAAACTGTATCTTGCAGGATTTAATCCATACAATTTGGACTGTTTTCGAAAAAAAATATTTGTTAGTAGTTATATAAAGCATTGTGTTGATTTGATAAATAAATATCAATTACAGGACAATGTTGTTTTTTTGGGTGAGTTAGACGCCGATGAGATGGCGTATTATTTAAGAAAATCAAATATTTATGTTATGCCATCTACTATTGAAAATTCACCTAATTCAATGATGGAAGCTATGATTGTTGGAACACCTTGCATCGTATCTAGGGTAGGTGGGATTCCTACAATTGGTAAGGAAAATGAAGACTGCTTGATGTTTGAAAATTGCAATTATAATGAGCTTGCCGAAAAGATTGAAAATGTATTGCTAGATCAAAGCTTGGCTCAAAGATTGTCTTCTAGAGCTATAAAAAATATGGAGAATGTACAGAACATAGATGATAACTTCCAGACATTATTATCAGTTTATGAGCATGTTTATAATGAATATGTAACTAGATAA
- a CDS encoding glycosyltransferase, producing MKKIIYLSNGLSKEKYNEIYEKYGEYPKQQMQQYNLSLTKGFGANDGYLVEALSVYPSNSNSLSKLVTLASDEKKSYAHYYYAPYSSNRVLRQILIFIYIFFFILFKSSGETIIISDALNIVSNLALIIASKARKKKSIGILTDLPEFMGLKGATLGLLHKIVASFDAYVFLSEPMNKKINFHNKPYVVVEGQIEECGILGKDSLINEDNKKRNIVYAGSLTISNGVARFIEAFEKCNLTNVELHLYGKGELVSTIDFSKSKNIVYKGQVPSSELKTILKKATLLVNPRPTDQEFVQYSFPSKQMEYMASGTPVLTTHIPSMPDEYLDYVLVIKDESIDGMTRSIIEAMKMTDEQLLILGQKAREFVYKNKIGRVQARKILDMSDRI from the coding sequence ATGAAAAAAATAATATATTTATCTAATGGCTTAAGCAAGGAAAAATATAATGAGATTTATGAGAAATATGGAGAGTATCCAAAGCAACAGATGCAACAGTATAATCTATCATTAACCAAGGGTTTTGGTGCTAACGATGGATATTTGGTAGAGGCGCTTAGTGTATATCCAAGTAATTCAAATAGCTTAAGTAAACTAGTAACACTAGCATCAGATGAAAAAAAGAGCTATGCGCATTATTATTATGCTCCTTATTCTTCCAATAGAGTGCTTAGACAAATTTTGATATTTATATATATATTCTTTTTTATCCTATTTAAATCTAGTGGTGAAACAATTATTATCTCAGATGCACTCAATATTGTCTCAAATCTTGCATTAATTATTGCGTCTAAAGCAAGGAAGAAAAAAAGTATAGGAATTCTTACAGATTTGCCAGAATTTATGGGATTGAAAGGTGCTACGTTAGGTTTATTACATAAAATAGTAGCATCTTTTGATGCATATGTTTTTTTATCTGAGCCTATGAATAAAAAAATTAATTTTCATAATAAACCTTACGTGGTAGTTGAAGGCCAGATAGAAGAATGTGGAATATTAGGGAAAGATTCGTTAATTAATGAAGATAATAAGAAGAGAAATATTGTATATGCAGGTAGTTTGACTATAAGTAATGGAGTGGCAAGGTTTATAGAAGCATTTGAAAAATGTAATCTTACTAATGTTGAGTTACATCTTTATGGGAAAGGTGAATTGGTAAGTACAATCGATTTTAGCAAATCTAAGAACATTGTATATAAAGGACAGGTTCCGAGCAGTGAGTTGAAGACTATTTTAAAAAAAGCAACTTTATTGGTTAATCCAAGACCTACTGATCAAGAATTTGTACAATATTCATTTCCATCTAAGCAAATGGAATACATGGCTTCAGGAACACCGGTGTTAACAACGCATATTCCTAGCATGCCTGATGAATACTTAGATTATGTGCTAGTTATCAAGGATGAATCTATAGATGGAATGACACGTAGTATTATTGAAGCTATGAAGATGACTGATGAGCAATTACTAATTTTAGGCCAAAAAGCTAGAGAATTTGTATATAAAAATAAAATAGGAAGAGTTCAGGCAAGAAAAATTTTAGATATGTCTGATCGAATATAG
- a CDS encoding glycosyltransferase: MNQKDCLISICIAAYNVERYIEDCVKSVLGQTYSNIEILIIDDGSKDNTGIIIDNYIGVDDRIRVIHKENGGLGSVRNISISESKGEYLLMIDGDDYLTPEMVEIMYKAILKNTADICICDYFIDEIKQSCSFHKEKVLLKDEFMPLILTDDIQSVAWNKLIRRECLDNVLFPSTIVQDIAVMHKVFNNANRIVLLSDKLYVYRDSLFINPNNITNGSASRFESSYYRALYFDDRLIYASEQYKSCTSVLTNKVAGFLCAAYLKAVHEKNHYIEREEIKLRLKELLDRRDAGFHLSIKNKVVVFIILYVSLLVPITSSLYMKKRYKI, translated from the coding sequence ATGAATCAAAAAGACTGTCTGATCAGTATATGTATAGCTGCTTATAATGTAGAAAGATATATTGAGGATTGTGTAAAATCCGTTTTAGGGCAAACCTATAGTAATATTGAGATTTTGATTATTGATGATGGATCAAAAGATAATACAGGTATAATAATAGATAATTACATAGGCGTAGATGATCGAATTAGAGTAATACATAAAGAAAATGGTGGATTAGGCTCTGTCAGAAACATCAGTATAAGCGAGTCAAAAGGCGAGTATTTATTAATGATAGACGGCGATGATTACTTGACACCTGAGATGGTAGAAATAATGTATAAAGCCATATTAAAAAATACTGCAGACATATGTATTTGTGACTATTTTATAGATGAGATAAAACAGAGTTGCAGTTTTCATAAAGAAAAAGTACTATTAAAAGATGAATTTATGCCTTTGATATTAACGGATGATATTCAATCCGTTGCTTGGAACAAGCTTATTAGAAGAGAATGCTTAGATAATGTGTTATTTCCTAGTACAATAGTTCAAGATATTGCAGTAATGCATAAAGTATTTAATAATGCCAATCGTATAGTGTTACTTAGTGACAAATTGTATGTTTATAGAGATTCATTGTTCATTAATCCCAACAATATTACGAATGGTTCGGCATCTCGCTTTGAATCTAGCTATTACAGGGCATTATATTTTGATGATAGGTTAATCTATGCTAGTGAGCAATATAAGAGTTGTACAAGTGTTTTGACAAACAAAGTAGCGGGATTCTTATGTGCTGCATATTTGAAAGCCGTTCATGAGAAAAATCATTACATTGAAAGAGAAGAGATAAAGTTAAGATTGAAGGAATTATTAGACAGAAGAGATGCAGGCTTTCATCTATCAATTAAAAATAAAGTTGTTGTGTTTATAATCTTGTATGTAAGTTTGCTTGTTCCAATAACTTCCAGTTTATATATGAAAAAGCGATATAAGATATGA
- a CDS encoding glycosyltransferase family 4 protein, whose product MKVLYITNVPAPYTVDFFSQLGQRIDLTVIYERKTASDRNCNWNSNAFVSYKEFYLKGINFGHEQRVSLEIIKYLKDSYDVVVVGNYSSPTGMLAIIYLRLKNKKYILHADGGIIKQDSRVKYNLKKWLVSGANNWFSSGKYCTKYLTHYGADYNKCYEYCLASIHDNDIAHEPSSEKEKNDLRTELGLGLSKEDFIFLAVGSNIHRKGYDILDEALEIVKQKCDRSISVIAIGDGYKNEYHNITFVPFKEFEVIKRYMRCSDAFIHPTREDIWGLVIAEAMSQGLIVITTDNCMAGLELVNRETGIVVPVQNSEALALAMISIMNLSKIQFDEMQKRCIQIASNYTIEKMVERYYKILCEVIEI is encoded by the coding sequence GTGAAGGTTTTATATATTACAAATGTTCCGGCTCCTTATACAGTCGATTTTTTTAGTCAATTAGGACAAAGAATAGATTTAACTGTAATTTATGAGAGGAAGACGGCATCTGATAGGAATTGTAATTGGAATTCAAATGCATTTGTTAGCTACAAGGAATTCTATTTGAAAGGAATTAATTTTGGTCACGAGCAGAGAGTATCATTGGAAATAATTAAATATTTGAAAGATAGTTATGATGTTGTTGTAGTGGGAAATTATTCTTCCCCAACAGGAATGTTGGCAATAATATATCTTAGGCTAAAAAATAAAAAATACATACTACATGCAGATGGCGGGATAATAAAACAAGATAGTAGAGTGAAATATAATTTAAAAAAATGGCTTGTTTCTGGTGCGAATAATTGGTTTTCCAGCGGGAAGTATTGCACAAAATACCTTACACATTATGGCGCTGATTATAATAAATGCTATGAGTATTGCTTGGCTTCAATTCATGATAATGATATAGCCCATGAACCATCAAGTGAGAAAGAAAAAAACGATTTACGGACAGAACTTGGACTTGGTTTATCAAAAGAAGATTTCATTTTTTTGGCTGTTGGATCAAATATACATAGAAAAGGGTATGATATTTTGGATGAGGCATTGGAAATAGTAAAACAGAAATGTGATAGAAGTATATCTGTGATTGCTATTGGAGATGGATATAAAAACGAATATCACAATATTACATTTGTCCCATTTAAGGAATTTGAAGTTATTAAGAGATATATGAGATGTTCAGATGCATTTATTCATCCAACGAGAGAGGATATTTGGGGACTTGTTATAGCAGAAGCGATGTCTCAAGGATTGATAGTTATAACTACAGATAATTGCATGGCGGGACTTGAGCTTGTTAACCGAGAAACAGGGATTGTCGTTCCAGTGCAAAATTCGGAAGCATTGGCACTAGCTATGATATCAATTATGAACTTATCAAAGATTCAGTTTGATGAAATGCAAAAGCGTTGTATTCAGATAGCATCTAATTATACTATCGAGAAGATGGTCGAACGATACTATAAGATTTTATGTGAGGTTATTGAAATATGA
- a CDS encoding FdtA/QdtA family cupin domain-containing protein, with the protein MEKQTNYKVLSFKEYGDERGNLVVAEGSGLDVPFDIKRVFYMYGSDSDIIRGNHANRYTHFVLINVCGSSKVLVDDGNNKEVIILDKPRMGLYLGPMVWKEMYDFSPDSVLLVLASEHYIEGEYIRDYSLFIKEIDSKKD; encoded by the coding sequence ATGGAAAAACAAACGAATTACAAAGTATTAAGTTTTAAAGAATATGGTGATGAACGAGGTAACCTTGTCGTAGCGGAAGGGTCAGGTCTTGACGTGCCATTTGACATAAAAAGAGTTTTTTATATGTATGGTTCTGATTCTGATATTATTCGAGGTAATCATGCCAATAGATATACACATTTTGTATTAATCAATGTATGTGGAAGTAGTAAAGTTTTAGTCGATGATGGAAATAATAAAGAAGTGATAATTCTTGATAAACCTCGAATGGGGCTTTATCTTGGCCCAATGGTTTGGAAAGAAATGTATGATTTTTCTCCAGATTCAGTACTTCTTGTTTTGGCTAGTGAACATTATATTGAAGGTGAGTATATTCGTGATTATAGTCTTTTCATAAAGGAGATAGACTCCAAGAAAGATTAA
- a CDS encoding MBOAT family O-acyltransferase yields MANKIKPVIGKLVIILASIIFYSMGRTNMLIYLGISMLINYGSALAVRKFKIKNKVFMALPIIVNVGLLLYFKYLNFAITNINTFFGKELELQEIVLPLGISFYTFQQIAYIVATERGDLENNNIIDYLAYILYFPKLVMGPIIDPVDYISQLNQDARKKADITNITTGIKIFSLGLIKKVLLADTFAKAVSWAYTNIDATTAMDCILLILFYTFEIYFDFSGYSDMAVGVSSMLNIDLPMNFDSPYKAISIRDFWKRWHISLTKFLTKYIYIPLGGSRKGVIFTYVNTLIVFLASGLWHGANWTFILWGLIHGLISCIDRLFEKTEEKVFLPVRWLCTFGVVSVLWLLFSAQTVEQWKTILLKILFMQSTVVSDGMIASFNLVENQFIYNMLGLNFLPANVRGFNMLIFILVACFVCFVPENNFKKKDSLSIGSLLLTSFSFIWGIICLGEESTFVYFGF; encoded by the coding sequence TTGGCTAACAAAATTAAGCCAGTTATAGGAAAGTTGGTAATAATTCTTGCTAGCATTATTTTCTATTCAATGGGCAGAACTAACATGCTCATTTACTTAGGAATAAGCATGTTGATTAATTATGGATCTGCTTTAGCTGTTAGAAAGTTCAAAATAAAAAATAAGGTATTTATGGCTTTGCCTATTATTGTAAATGTGGGCTTGCTGTTATATTTCAAGTATTTGAATTTTGCTATCACAAATATAAATACTTTTTTTGGCAAAGAACTAGAGCTTCAGGAGATAGTCCTGCCACTTGGAATATCGTTTTATACATTCCAGCAGATTGCCTATATTGTTGCAACTGAGCGTGGAGACCTTGAAAACAATAATATAATTGATTATTTGGCATACATATTGTATTTTCCTAAACTAGTCATGGGTCCGATTATTGATCCAGTAGATTATATTTCGCAGCTTAATCAAGATGCTAGAAAAAAAGCTGATATAACCAATATAACAACAGGTATCAAGATTTTTAGCTTGGGTCTTATAAAAAAAGTACTTTTGGCAGATACTTTTGCCAAAGCAGTTTCATGGGCATATACAAATATTGATGCGACAACAGCAATGGATTGTATTTTGCTGATATTGTTCTACACCTTTGAAATATACTTTGATTTCAGTGGCTATAGTGATATGGCAGTAGGTGTATCATCAATGCTTAACATTGATTTGCCTATGAACTTTGATTCTCCATATAAAGCGATTTCTATCAGGGATTTTTGGAAAAGATGGCATATATCTTTAACGAAGTTTTTGACAAAGTATATCTATATTCCACTTGGAGGATCACGCAAAGGCGTAATATTTACCTATGTAAATACTCTTATAGTTTTCTTGGCGAGTGGATTATGGCATGGTGCGAACTGGACATTCATTTTATGGGGCTTGATCCACGGTCTGATCAGTTGCATTGACAGGCTGTTTGAGAAAACTGAAGAAAAAGTATTCTTGCCGGTTAGGTGGTTATGCACTTTTGGAGTTGTTAGTGTTTTATGGCTTCTTTTTAGTGCTCAGACCGTAGAACAGTGGAAAACAATTCTGCTTAAGATTCTGTTCATGCAAAGTACAGTAGTAAGTGATGGGATGATTGCTTCGTTTAACTTGGTTGAAAACCAGTTCATTTATAACATGCTAGGTTTGAATTTCTTGCCTGCAAATGTTCGCGGTTTTAATATGCTGATATTTATTCTGGTGGCATGTTTTGTATGCTTTGTTCCTGAAAACAATTTTAAGAAAAAGGATAGTTTAAGTATTGGCTCATTACTTCTTACCTCATTTTCATTTATATGGGGGATCATATGTTTGGGAGAAGAGTCAACTTTCGTATATTTTGGATTTTAG
- a CDS encoding glycosyltransferase family 4 protein, which yields MKKILVICQYFYPEQFRINDICMEWVNRGYDVTVLTGIPNYPQGKFYKGYGLFKKRREVWNGVKIIRIPLIPRGHTPIGLVLNYFSFPVSGFFWNLFTKVKADYVFMFETSPMTQCKIGVRYAKKHKVPLYLYVQDLWPENVEIVTGIHSPLVIKPIDRMVDKIYKACDQIFVTSPSFVKAVVNRRVTVDPNKVHYWPQYAEEFYEPLTKDEGLERYCKHECDESIQEQIRKLYDDKSFKIAFTGNIGYAQGLDVLPKTAKLLGDSNVRFVIIGDGRYKSRLLEEIDICGVSDKFIMIDRQPAQRIPEILALCDAAFISFMDTELFTWTIPAKLQSYMACGMPIIAAAKGETERVIKEADCGICTGIGDADELAKAIKQRDVTAFKHTYGVNAREYFEKHFDKKMLMDEIDTHFV from the coding sequence ATGAAGAAAATTCTGGTTATATGTCAGTACTTTTATCCGGAACAGTTTCGAATAAATGATATATGCATGGAGTGGGTTAATCGAGGATATGATGTAACAGTACTTACAGGTATCCCTAATTATCCACAGGGAAAGTTCTATAAAGGTTATGGATTATTTAAAAAGAGAAGAGAAGTCTGGAATGGCGTTAAAATAATAAGAATTCCCTTGATACCAAGGGGACATACACCAATAGGTCTTGTACTTAATTACTTCTCGTTCCCTGTTTCAGGTTTCTTTTGGAACCTGTTTACAAAAGTTAAAGCAGACTATGTTTTTATGTTTGAAACATCACCAATGACCCAGTGTAAGATCGGTGTACGATATGCAAAGAAACACAAGGTACCGCTTTATTTATATGTTCAGGATCTCTGGCCTGAAAATGTTGAGATAGTTACAGGAATTCATAGTCCACTTGTAATAAAACCAATAGATAGAATGGTTGATAAGATCTATAAAGCATGCGATCAGATATTCGTAACAAGTCCAAGCTTTGTAAAGGCTGTAGTAAATCGTAGGGTAACTGTTGACCCTAATAAGGTGCATTACTGGCCCCAGTACGCAGAAGAGTTCTATGAGCCTCTTACGAAGGATGAGGGCCTTGAGAGGTACTGTAAACATGAATGCGATGAGAGCATACAGGAACAGATACGAAAACTGTATGATGATAAATCCTTTAAGATCGCATTTACCGGTAATATCGGCTATGCTCAGGGACTTGATGTGTTGCCTAAAACAGCAAAGCTGTTAGGTGATAGTAATGTCAGATTCGTTATAATAGGAGACGGTCGATATAAGAGCAGACTTCTTGAAGAAATAGATATATGCGGTGTGTCGGATAAATTTATCATGATAGATAGACAACCGGCGCAGAGAATACCGGAAATATTGGCACTGTGCGATGCTGCATTTATCTCATTTATGGATACGGAACTATTCACATGGACGATACCGGCAAAGCTTCAGTCATACATGGCATGCGGTATGCCTATAATTGCTGCTGCCAAGGGCGAAACAGAAAGAGTTATTAAAGAGGCAGATTGCGGTATTTGTACAGGAATAGGCGATGCTGATGAGCTTGCAAAAGCTATCAAGCAGAGAGATGTGACTGCTTTTAAGCATACATATGGTGTAAATGCAAGGGAGTATTTTGAAAAGCATTTTGATAAGAAGATGTTGATGGATGAAATTGATACACATTTTGTATGA
- the wecB gene encoding non-hydrolyzing UDP-N-acetylglucosamine 2-epimerase: MSSFSWKNNGKIKLAIIVGTRPEIIRLAAVINKCRKYFDTLLVHTGQNYDYNLNGVFFKDLGLADPEVYLEAVGNDLGETMGNIIAKSYQFFVEAQPDAVLVLGDTNSCLSVIGAKRLHIPIFHMEAGNRCKDECLPEETNRRIVDIISDVNLAYSEHARRYLADCGLPKERTYVTGSPMAEVLSENLDKIKASDIHSRLGLEKGRYILLSAHREENIDTEKNFLSLFNAINSIAAKYDMPILYSCHPRSKKRLDQMKTDGKFELNSRVIQHEPLGFHDYNCLQMNAFAVVSDSGTLPEESSFYTSIGHPIPAVCIRTSTERPEALDKGCFIISGIDEDGLKQSVDLAVEMVRNGDNGIPVPDYTDINVSSKVVKIIQSYVGIVNKMVWRKE, translated from the coding sequence ATGAGTTCATTCAGCTGGAAAAATAATGGAAAGATTAAACTGGCCATAATAGTTGGAACAAGACCTGAGATCATCAGACTTGCAGCAGTTATTAATAAATGTCGCAAGTATTTTGATACACTTCTTGTTCATACAGGCCAGAACTATGATTATAACTTAAATGGTGTATTCTTCAAGGATTTAGGCCTTGCTGATCCGGAAGTATATCTTGAGGCTGTAGGTAATGACTTGGGTGAGACTATGGGCAATATAATAGCCAAGTCATATCAGTTTTTCGTAGAAGCTCAGCCTGATGCTGTACTTGTACTGGGAGATACTAATTCCTGCCTTTCAGTTATAGGTGCTAAGAGACTTCATATTCCGATTTTCCATATGGAAGCTGGTAACAGATGCAAGGACGAGTGTCTTCCTGAAGAGACTAACAGAAGGATAGTGGATATTATATCTGATGTGAATCTGGCATATTCAGAGCATGCTAGAAGATATCTGGCAGATTGTGGTCTCCCTAAGGAGAGGACATATGTTACAGGCAGCCCCATGGCTGAAGTTCTGTCAGAAAACCTTGATAAGATAAAGGCATCTGACATTCATTCAAGACTAGGTCTTGAAAAAGGTAGATATATCCTTCTTTCTGCGCATAGGGAAGAAAATATTGATACTGAGAAGAACTTCCTGAGTTTGTTTAATGCTATCAATTCTATAGCAGCTAAATATGATATGCCAATCCTCTACTCATGCCACCCAAGGTCCAAAAAGCGCCTTGATCAGATGAAGACAGATGGTAAGTTTGAACTCAATTCTCGCGTAATCCAGCATGAACCTCTTGGCTTCCATGATTATAACTGCCTTCAAATGAATGCATTTGCAGTTGTTTCAGATTCAGGTACACTTCCTGAAGAGTCATCTTTCTATACATCAATAGGCCATCCTATTCCTGCTGTATGTATCAGGACATCTACAGAAAGACCAGAAGCGCTTGATAAAGGATGCTTCATTATCTCCGGAATAGATGAAGATGGACTTAAGCAGTCAGTTGATCTTGCTGTAGAGATGGTAAGAAATGGTGATAACGGAATTCCTGTTCCGGATTATACTGATATCAATGTTAGTAGTAAAGTTGTAAAAATCATTCAGTCGTACGTTGGAATCGTTAACAAAATGGTATGGCGTAAAGAATAA
- a CDS encoding NAD-dependent epimerase/dehydratase family protein, producing MRILVTGSNGFVGRNLVWNLKNLRDGRNNTRPNLTITEIYGYDIGTSDDILENACERADFVFNLAGVNRPKDNAEFMAGNFGFASKLLDTLKKYNNTCPVMLSSSIQASLVGRFEGSEYGKSKLAGEELFMDYQKKTGSKVLVYRFPNLFGKWCKPNYNSAVATFCNAVANDLEYKVNDRATELELLYIDDLIEEMLDALEGKEHRCEYEVAGGSIDPTPKEDGRYCYVPTTHKATLGEIVDLLNSFKEMPSTLVMPSIPEGSFAKKLYSTYLSYLPAEKMCYDFKSNIDHRGTFTELIRTLDHGQVSINVAKPGITRGQHWHNSKWEIFIVVSGHGLIQQRRIGIDPETCKGYPVIEFEVTGEQMKAIQMIPGYTHNIINLSKTQDLVTVMWANESFDQNHPDTFYEIVDRDGDEKINAEKGNV from the coding sequence ATGAGAATATTGGTGACAGGATCCAATGGATTTGTCGGTCGTAATCTTGTTTGGAATCTCAAAAATCTCAGGGACGGACGTAACAATACAAGACCTAATCTGACTATTACAGAGATATACGGATATGATATAGGGACTAGTGATGATATACTTGAGAATGCATGCGAGAGAGCAGACTTCGTCTTTAACCTTGCAGGAGTGAACAGACCTAAGGACAATGCTGAATTTATGGCTGGTAACTTTGGTTTTGCTTCAAAACTACTTGATACGCTCAAGAAGTACAATAATACCTGTCCTGTTATGTTATCAAGCTCAATACAGGCATCGCTAGTGGGAAGGTTTGAAGGCTCTGAGTATGGTAAGAGTAAGCTTGCAGGCGAAGAGCTGTTTATGGATTATCAGAAGAAAACTGGAAGTAAGGTACTTGTCTATAGATTCCCTAACCTTTTTGGAAAGTGGTGTAAGCCCAATTATAACTCTGCTGTAGCAACTTTCTGCAACGCTGTTGCTAATGACCTTGAGTACAAGGTTAATGACAGAGCTACTGAATTAGAGCTTCTGTATATTGATGATCTTATAGAAGAGATGCTTGACGCATTAGAAGGCAAGGAACATAGGTGCGAATATGAGGTGGCCGGTGGCAGCATAGATCCTACTCCTAAGGAAGATGGCAGATACTGCTACGTACCAACAACACATAAGGCAACTCTTGGGGAAATTGTTGATCTTCTTAATTCATTTAAGGAGATGCCAAGCACACTTGTTATGCCATCGATACCAGAAGGATCATTTGCCAAGAAGCTGTACAGCACATACCTGTCATATCTTCCGGCTGAGAAGATGTGTTACGACTTTAAGTCTAACATTGATCACAGAGGCACTTTTACAGAACTTATCAGAACTTTAGATCATGGGCAGGTAAGTATCAATGTTGCAAAGCCTGGAATAACCAGAGGACAGCACTGGCATAATAGCAAATGGGAGATATTCATAGTAGTATCAGGACATGGGCTTATTCAGCAAAGGCGTATTGGAATAGATCCGGAGACTTGTAAGGGATATCCAGTGATTGAATTTGAGGTTACTGGAGAGCAGATGAAAGCTATCCAGATGATTCCGGGATATACTCACAATATCATCAATCTATCTAAAACTCAGGATCTTGTTACAGTGATGTGGGCAAATGAGAGCTTTGATCAGAACCACCCTGATACATTTTATGAGATAGTTGACAGAGATGGTGATGAGAAGATCAACGCAGAAAAAGGTAATGTATAA
- a CDS encoding polysaccharide biosynthesis protein, with translation MGSTSIKESFKDKTLVITGGTGSFGSTVLKHFLTSDISEIRIISRDEKKQDMMRHILQARYPEQFSKVQFYIGDVRNLESVRDVMYGANYVFHAAALKEVPSCEFFPMEAVRTNIIGTDNVITAAVENHVEKVVFLSTDKAAYPINSMGMSKALGEKVVQARAQKAFERSGTVLSCTRYGNVMCSRGSVIPLFIDQIKAGHPITITDPNMTRFLMNLDEAVDLVAFAFEHAEPGDLFIQKADASTIGDLAKGVMKVFGETDVKIIGTRHGEKLFETLMTREERLRATDMGDYFRIAPDGRSLNYDQFYVEGHVMTQSDEAYTSHNTRILDVDGVVKKITATDYVKEELEGRPHTVEA, from the coding sequence ATGGGATCAACTTCAATAAAAGAATCGTTTAAAGATAAAACACTAGTAATAACAGGGGGAACAGGATCATTTGGATCAACGGTTTTGAAGCACTTCCTGACTTCAGATATCTCAGAGATACGTATCATCTCCCGTGATGAGAAGAAACAGGACATGATGCGTCATATCCTTCAGGCACGCTATCCTGAGCAGTTCTCAAAGGTACAGTTTTACATCGGAGATGTTAGAAATCTTGAATCAGTTCGCGATGTTATGTACGGAGCTAATTACGTATTCCATGCAGCTGCCCTTAAGGAAGTACCATCCTGTGAATTCTTCCCAATGGAAGCTGTAAGAACAAATATAATTGGTACAGATAACGTAATAACTGCAGCAGTTGAGAATCATGTTGAGAAAGTTGTATTTCTGAGTACAGATAAGGCTGCTTATCCTATTAATTCAATGGGTATGTCCAAGGCGCTAGGTGAAAAAGTAGTACAGGCAAGAGCTCAGAAAGCGTTTGAAAGATCAGGAACAGTTCTTTCCTGCACCAGATACGGCAATGTTATGTGTAGCCGTGGTTCTGTTATTCCGCTTTTTATTGATCAGATTAAGGCTGGTCATCCGATTACTATTACAGACCCAAATATGACAAGATTTCTTATGAATCTTGATGAGGCAGTAGATCTTGTTGCATTTGCATTTGAACATGCTGAACCAGGAGACCTCTTTATTCAGAAAGCAGATGCCAGCACAATCGGAGACCTTGCAAAGGGTGTTATGAAAGTATTTGGCGAAACTGACGTTAAGATAATCGGTACAAGGCATGGAGAGAAGCTCTTTGAGACTCTGATGACAAGAGAAGAAAGACTCCGTGCTACTGATATGGGTGACTATTTCAGAATAGCTCCGGATGGAAGAAGTCTTAATTATGACCAGTTCTATGTTGAAGGTCATGTTATGACTCAGAGTGATGAGGCGTATACTAGTCACAACACAAGAATACTTGATGTTGATGGCGTTGTTAAGAAGATCACAGCAACAGATTACGTCAAAGAAGAGCTTGAAGGACGCCCACACACGGTGGAGGCATAA